In Thermoanaerobaculia bacterium, the genomic window TCCCGCGCCGGAATCACCGCCGGCCGACGCCACGCCGTAGAGGTTTCCGTCGGGATCGGCGGTCAATCCCGCAAAAGGCTGGGATCCGTCGCTTCCGTTGGTGAACGAGTAGAGCACCTGGAGCGAGCCGGCTCCCCCGCCCGAGGGAAGCCGGAATACGGAACCCTGACTCGAATCTCCGCCGAAAGGAGAGGTGCCGAAGAGAGCGCCCTCCGCGTCGACGAGGAGCGGAGATTGCGGCTGGATCGCATCGATTCCCGTGAAGCCGTAGAGAACCGAGAAAGAATCGGCGTTCACGCATACGGCGACGGAAAGCGCCGCCGCGAGACCGGCGATCCGGAGCCTCCCGGAGAGTCCCGACATCCTCAGTACTCTCCTAACCGCGGGGGCGGCCGGAATGTTTCGCCATGCCTTCATGGAGCCTCGATCCGATACGGATATCCGGGGGCGCCGGGATCCTTCCCGTCGACTCGGAGAGGCCTCGTCGCCGGGGCGCTCCGGTCGAGCTCGCTCGAAAGAAGGAAGGCGAGCGCATCGGGACCGCGGGCGAGAAACCGCCGAACCTCCTCCGCCGGGCCGATCACGCGCGGCGCGGATTCGGCGT contains:
- a CDS encoding choice-of-anchor tandem repeat GloVer-containing protein, whose translation is MSGLSGRLRIAGLAAALSVAVCVNADSFSVLYGFTGIDAIQPQSPLLVDAEGALFGTSPFGGDSSQGSVFRLPSGGGAGSLQVLYSFTNGSDGSQPFAGLTADPDGNLYGVASAGGDSGAG